From Paraburkholderia fungorum, the proteins below share one genomic window:
- a CDS encoding DEAD/DEAH box helicase has translation MSSVFFDRERIAEWLGDHTVAKARSVGAVTHVTWQGATLSGDVQGTQAHPYRTRVRFRTDGGLPWAQSDCTCPVGRDCKHVAALLLAELDYHDEMDHITHVDRDGSGDEDDDNLNAPSRTGVADFGQPSRDATGQRVRPELVSWLERFRARAEAADADAQKAATARTQTLAYRLNWSEFHMRHEVVLYRARCDPDGAVVEVGEAWANVEAALLKQPRFVSDEDLSILRGLWLGRSREDFGQFVLRGTSGAEMLQKLIATGRLFVEFGHEAGREGPTPLSRGADRPGRIEWEPLADQRLRPVLCTEPRASMVLPTEPVWYVDGVANEAGLVESSLPFQQLPDYLAMPPISLAEAPLVASVLREIAPGLPLPPTHDASAIRAIDVDPVPVLALNSHALPARAGQRRTEAVELAGVSFDYDGVSINVDSSVTLVPMPGGDVIHIRRRYEVEKKRLLELRKTGLQKVPTSRVYASRLLPDTMLGLPDADAWSAFVNDAVPELVAKGWRVQMAAEFRYNVIEIDAIDGTAHQAGDGWFDLEMGIQIGDRKVRLEPLLADLFRRDRRWLSGALESIADSEPIELKTDENKRLRLRADRLKPVVRVLVDLFDSLGGTLADGAPLRIPAVDAGRLDALDGTGRWQFRGDDSIRQLARRLQAGPGLREVPVPAGLVAELRTYQHQGLNWMQFLREQGLAGVLADDMGLGKTVQTLAHILAEKEAGRLTRPALIVVPTTLVHNWREEARRFAPGLKVLVLNGPQRKQRFEQIGEHELILTTYALLWRDQKVLAEHDYHLLILDEAQYVKNATTKAAQAIRGLRARHRLCLTGTPLENHLGELWSQFDFLLPGFLGTQKDFTRRWRNPIEKNGDGVRRALLARRIRPFMLRRRKDEVAKELPAKTTIVCSVDLEGAQRDLYETVRTAMQEKVRAAVSAQGLARSHIIVLDALLKLRQVCCDPRLVKTLKAGGADQASLDTPPGIVPQPRDKPEKAPRAMGSAKLDLLLSMLPELIEEGRRVLLFSQFTGMLALIADALKEAAIPYVILTGDTADRATPVERFQRGEVPLFLISLKAGGVGLNLTAADTVIHYDPWWNPAAENQATDRAHRLGQDKPVFVYKLIAAGSIEEKIVELQEQKAGLADSILSEDAAGAAKFSDDDLDALFAPMPEIESGR, from the coding sequence ATGTCGTCAGTTTTCTTTGATCGGGAACGGATTGCGGAATGGCTGGGTGACCACACCGTCGCCAAAGCGCGCTCGGTTGGCGCGGTCACCCATGTGACGTGGCAGGGCGCGACCTTGAGCGGCGACGTGCAGGGCACGCAGGCGCATCCGTACCGGACGCGGGTGCGCTTTCGCACCGACGGCGGTTTGCCGTGGGCGCAGAGCGATTGCACCTGTCCGGTGGGCCGCGACTGCAAGCACGTTGCCGCGCTGCTGCTCGCCGAACTCGACTATCACGACGAGATGGACCACATCACGCACGTCGACCGTGATGGGAGCGGGGACGAGGACGATGACAACCTCAACGCTCCGTCGCGAACCGGCGTGGCCGATTTCGGCCAGCCGTCGCGCGATGCCACCGGGCAACGCGTGCGGCCCGAACTGGTCAGCTGGCTGGAGCGCTTTCGCGCGCGCGCCGAAGCCGCCGATGCCGACGCGCAAAAAGCCGCCACCGCGCGCACGCAGACGCTCGCGTACCGGCTGAACTGGTCCGAGTTCCACATGCGGCACGAGGTCGTGCTGTACCGCGCGCGCTGCGACCCGGACGGCGCAGTCGTCGAAGTTGGCGAAGCCTGGGCCAACGTCGAAGCCGCGCTCCTCAAACAACCCCGATTCGTTTCGGACGAAGACCTGTCGATCCTGCGCGGCCTGTGGCTCGGCCGTTCCCGCGAAGACTTCGGCCAGTTCGTCCTGCGCGGCACGAGCGGCGCGGAAATGCTGCAGAAGCTGATCGCCACCGGGCGTCTGTTCGTCGAGTTCGGACATGAAGCCGGTCGCGAAGGACCCACGCCGCTGTCGCGCGGCGCCGACCGGCCGGGCCGCATCGAGTGGGAGCCGCTCGCCGATCAGCGGCTGCGGCCGGTGCTGTGCACCGAGCCGCGCGCCAGCATGGTTCTGCCGACCGAGCCGGTCTGGTACGTCGACGGCGTCGCGAACGAGGCGGGTCTGGTCGAGTCGTCGCTGCCGTTCCAGCAATTGCCCGATTACCTCGCGATGCCGCCGATCTCGCTCGCCGAAGCGCCGCTGGTTGCGTCCGTGCTGCGCGAGATCGCGCCCGGCCTGCCGTTGCCGCCCACGCACGACGCGTCCGCGATTCGCGCGATCGACGTCGATCCGGTGCCGGTGCTCGCGCTGAACAGCCACGCGTTGCCGGCGCGAGCCGGGCAGCGCCGAACCGAGGCGGTCGAACTGGCCGGCGTGAGTTTCGACTACGACGGCGTCAGCATCAACGTGGATAGCAGTGTCACGCTGGTGCCGATGCCGGGCGGTGACGTGATTCATATCCGCCGGCGTTACGAGGTCGAGAAAAAGCGCCTGCTCGAACTGCGCAAGACCGGTTTGCAGAAGGTGCCGACCAGCCGGGTCTACGCGTCGCGGCTCCTGCCCGACACGATGCTCGGTCTGCCCGATGCCGACGCGTGGTCCGCGTTCGTCAACGACGCCGTGCCGGAACTCGTCGCGAAGGGCTGGCGCGTGCAGATGGCGGCCGAATTCCGCTACAACGTGATCGAGATCGACGCGATCGACGGCACCGCGCATCAGGCGGGCGACGGCTGGTTCGACCTCGAAATGGGCATTCAGATCGGCGATCGCAAAGTGCGGCTCGAACCGCTGCTCGCCGATCTGTTCCGGCGCGACCGGCGCTGGTTGAGCGGCGCGCTGGAGTCGATCGCCGACAGCGAGCCGATCGAGTTGAAAACCGACGAGAACAAGCGGCTGCGTTTGCGCGCCGACCGGTTGAAGCCGGTTGTCCGCGTGCTGGTCGATCTGTTCGACTCGCTCGGCGGCACGCTGGCCGACGGTGCGCCGCTGCGGATTCCTGCCGTCGACGCCGGCCGGCTCGACGCGCTGGATGGCACCGGCCGCTGGCAATTTCGCGGCGACGATTCGATCCGTCAGCTTGCCCGGCGCCTGCAGGCGGGGCCGGGTCTGCGCGAAGTGCCGGTGCCTGCGGGGCTCGTGGCGGAACTGCGGACCTATCAGCATCAGGGCCTCAACTGGATGCAGTTCCTGCGCGAACAGGGTCTCGCCGGTGTGCTCGCCGACGACATGGGCCTCGGCAAAACCGTGCAGACGCTCGCGCACATCCTCGCGGAGAAGGAAGCCGGACGCCTCACCCGTCCCGCGCTGATCGTCGTGCCGACTACGCTCGTGCACAACTGGCGCGAAGAAGCGCGCCGCTTCGCGCCTGGCCTGAAGGTGCTGGTGCTGAACGGCCCGCAGCGCAAGCAGCGTTTCGAGCAGATCGGCGAACACGAATTGATCCTGACTACCTACGCATTGCTGTGGCGCGATCAGAAGGTGCTGGCCGAACACGACTATCACCTGCTGATTCTCGACGAAGCGCAGTACGTGAAGAACGCCACGACCAAGGCGGCGCAAGCGATCCGTGGCTTGCGCGCGCGGCATCGGCTGTGTTTGACGGGCACGCCGCTGGAAAATCACCTCGGTGAGTTGTGGTCGCAATTCGATTTTCTGTTGCCGGGTTTTCTCGGCACCCAGAAGGATTTCACGCGACGCTGGCGCAATCCAATCGAAAAGAACGGCGACGGCGTGCGCCGTGCGTTGCTCGCGCGGCGGATTCGCCCGTTCATGCTGCGCCGTCGCAAGGACGAGGTCGCGAAGGAGTTGCCGGCCAAGACGACGATCGTCTGTTCCGTCGATCTCGAAGGCGCGCAGCGCGATCTGTACGAAACCGTGCGCACGGCGATGCAGGAGAAAGTGCGCGCGGCTGTCAGCGCGCAAGGGCTGGCGCGTAGTCACATCATCGTGCTCGATGCGTTGTTGAAGCTGCGTCAGGTGTGCTGCGATCCGCGTCTCGTGAAGACGTTGAAAGCGGGTGGTGCGGATCAGGCGTCGCTCGACACGCCACCTGGCATCGTCCCGCAACCGCGCGACAAGCCCGAAAAAGCCCCACGGGCGATGGGCTCGGCCAAGCTCGATCTGCTGCTGTCGATGTTGCCGGAGCTAATCGAAGAAGGCCGCCGCGTACTGTTGTTTTCGCAGTTCACCGGCATGTTGGCGCTGATCGCCGACGCGCTGAAAGAGGCTGCGATTCCATACGTGATCCTGACCGGCGACACTGCAGACCGCGCGACGCCGGTCGAGCGTTTTCAGCGCGGCGAGGTGCCGTTGTTCCTGATCAGCCTGAAGGCGGGCGGCGTCGGCCTGAACCTGACCGCCGCCGACACGGTGATTCACTACGACCCGTGGTGGAATCCCGCCGCCGAGAATCAGGCGACCGACCGCGCGCATCGGTTGGGACAGGACAAGCCGGTGTTCGTCTACAAGCTGATCGCGGCGGGCAGCATCGAAGAAAAGATCGTGGAATTGCAGGAGCAGAAGGCGGGGCTCGCCGACAGCATCCTGTCCGAAGACGCTGCGGGCGCCGCGAAGTTTTCCGACGACGACCTCGACGCGCTGTTCGCGCCGATGCCGGAGATCGAAAGCGGCAGATAG
- a CDS encoding cytochrome b, with protein sequence MKPTRTHFSPLARFLHWTMAPLIVAMLFIGVGMVGTVSRAHTTLIAIHKPLGIALLLLVILRVGVRITSGSPPLPDDMATPQRLAAKASHLVLYVLMAAMPLIGWAMLSAAGYPVRLIGSLYLPPIAPHNVELFATLRALHTWFAFALFATVLLHLAAALFHGLIRRDGVFSSMARSGR encoded by the coding sequence ATGAAGCCGACGCGTACTCATTTCAGTCCGCTCGCGCGGTTTTTGCACTGGACGATGGCGCCGCTGATCGTCGCGATGCTGTTCATCGGCGTGGGCATGGTGGGCACCGTGTCGCGCGCGCACACCACGTTGATCGCGATCCACAAGCCGCTCGGCATCGCGTTGTTGCTGCTGGTGATATTGCGCGTGGGGGTGCGTATTACGAGCGGCAGTCCGCCGCTGCCCGACGATATGGCGACACCTCAGCGGCTCGCCGCCAAAGCGTCGCATCTCGTGCTGTACGTGTTGATGGCGGCGATGCCGCTGATCGGTTGGGCGATGCTGTCGGCGGCGGGTTATCCGGTCCGCCTGATCGGCTCGCTGTATTTGCCGCCGATCGCGCCGCACAACGTCGAACTGTTCGCAACGTTGCGCGCATTGCACACGTGGTTCGCTTTCGCGTTGTTCGCGACGGTGCTGCTGCATCTCGCCGCCGCGCTGTTTCATGGATTGATCCGGCGCGACGGCGTGTTTTCCAGCATGGCGAGAAGCGGGCGTTGA
- a CDS encoding GcvT family protein, translating into MSTPIPTHARVVIIGGGIIGCSVAYHLTKLGWTDVVLLEQGQLSCGTTWHAAGLVGQLRAQESMTKLIRYSTALYAELEADTGLATGWKQCGSLSVARTAERMTQLKRTAAVARAYGVACDVISPQEAGDLWPVMRTDDLLGAVWLPGDGKANPTDLTQALARGARMRGARIVENTRVTAIHTRQTQDGKAAGAREVSGLAWRNKDGEEGEIGAEIVVNCAGQWAKAVGRLCGVTVPLHSAEHYYIVTERIAGVHPDLPVMRDPDGFIYFKEEVGGLVMGGFEPDAKPWGMNGIPENFEFQLLPDDWDQFEILMKNALERVPALETAQVRQFYNGPESFTPDNNFMLGEAPELRRFFVGAGFNSMGIASAGGAGMALAEWIVAGEPTMDLWPVDIRRFARFNGNDTWLHDRVKETLGLHYAMPWPNRELDSARPFRRSPLYSMLRDDGACFGSKMGWERANFFAPTREQAKIDYAFGQQNWLPWSGAEHRACREGVALFDMTSFSKFLVKGRDAEDVLQAIVANDVAVANGTTVYTGMLNERGGYESDFTLTRVADDQYLLVTGTAQTTRDFDMLDKAIPRDKHCTLVDVTGQYAVLAVMGPRSRELLQSVSKADWSNDAFAFGQSREVDLGYATVRATRLTYVGELGWELYVPVEFAAGVYETLHEAGKAFGLVNAGYYAIDSLRIEKGYRAWGRELTPDTNPFEAGLSFACKLDKDIAFRGRNALLKLRDEPLRRRMVVLTADGAAGRMLWGGEAILRDGKPVGFVSSAAFGHTVGCPVAMGYVNNPEGVADLDYLRSGRYEIDVAGELLPATVHLKAPYDPRSERVKS; encoded by the coding sequence ATGTCCACACCAATTCCAACCCACGCTCGCGTCGTCATCATCGGCGGCGGCATTATTGGCTGCTCGGTGGCCTACCATCTGACGAAATTGGGTTGGACCGATGTCGTGCTGCTCGAACAGGGTCAACTGTCCTGCGGCACCACCTGGCATGCCGCCGGACTCGTCGGCCAGTTGCGCGCGCAGGAGAGCATGACCAAGCTGATCCGCTACTCGACCGCGCTCTACGCCGAACTCGAAGCCGACACCGGCCTCGCGACCGGCTGGAAGCAATGCGGCTCGCTGTCGGTGGCGCGCACCGCCGAGCGGATGACCCAACTCAAGCGCACCGCTGCCGTCGCCCGCGCGTACGGCGTGGCGTGCGACGTGATCAGCCCGCAGGAAGCCGGCGACCTGTGGCCGGTCATGCGCACCGACGACCTGCTCGGCGCGGTCTGGCTGCCCGGCGACGGCAAGGCCAATCCGACCGACCTGACCCAGGCGCTCGCCCGTGGCGCCCGCATGCGCGGCGCGCGCATCGTCGAAAACACTCGCGTGACCGCCATCCACACGCGCCAGACGCAGGACGGCAAAGCAGCCGGCGCGCGCGAAGTCAGCGGCCTCGCGTGGCGCAACAAGGATGGCGAAGAAGGCGAAATCGGCGCGGAGATCGTCGTGAATTGCGCGGGCCAGTGGGCCAAGGCCGTGGGCCGCCTGTGCGGCGTGACGGTGCCGCTGCATTCGGCCGAGCACTACTACATCGTCACCGAACGCATTGCAGGCGTGCATCCCGACCTGCCCGTGATGCGCGATCCAGACGGTTTCATCTACTTCAAGGAAGAAGTGGGCGGCCTCGTGATGGGCGGCTTCGAACCCGACGCGAAGCCGTGGGGCATGAACGGCATCCCCGAGAATTTCGAGTTTCAACTGCTGCCCGACGACTGGGATCAGTTCGAAATCCTGATGAAAAACGCGCTGGAACGCGTGCCCGCTCTCGAAACCGCGCAGGTGCGGCAGTTCTACAACGGACCGGAGTCGTTCACGCCGGATAACAATTTCATGCTCGGTGAAGCGCCCGAACTGCGGCGCTTCTTTGTCGGCGCGGGCTTCAATTCGATGGGCATCGCGTCGGCGGGCGGCGCGGGCATGGCGCTCGCGGAATGGATCGTCGCGGGCGAGCCGACCATGGACCTGTGGCCGGTCGATATCCGGCGCTTTGCGCGCTTCAACGGCAACGACACGTGGCTGCACGATCGCGTGAAGGAAACGCTCGGCCTGCATTACGCGATGCCGTGGCCGAATCGCGAACTCGACAGCGCGCGCCCTTTCCGCCGCTCACCGCTGTATTCGATGCTGCGCGACGACGGCGCGTGTTTCGGCAGCAAGATGGGTTGGGAGCGCGCGAACTTTTTCGCGCCGACCCGCGAGCAGGCGAAAATCGACTATGCATTCGGCCAGCAGAACTGGCTGCCGTGGAGCGGCGCCGAACATCGCGCGTGTCGTGAAGGCGTCGCGCTGTTCGACATGACGTCGTTCTCCAAATTTCTCGTCAAGGGACGCGACGCAGAAGACGTGCTGCAAGCGATCGTCGCCAACGACGTCGCGGTCGCGAACGGCACCACCGTCTACACCGGCATGCTCAACGAGCGCGGCGGCTACGAGTCCGACTTCACGCTCACGCGCGTCGCCGACGATCAATACCTGCTCGTCACCGGCACCGCGCAAACCACGCGCGATTTCGACATGCTCGACAAGGCGATTCCGCGCGACAAACACTGCACGCTCGTCGACGTCACCGGCCAATATGCCGTGCTTGCCGTGATGGGCCCGCGTTCGCGCGAGCTGCTGCAAAGCGTATCGAAAGCGGACTGGAGCAACGACGCGTTCGCGTTCGGCCAAAGCCGCGAAGTCGATCTCGGCTACGCGACGGTGCGCGCGACGCGGCTCACGTATGTCGGCGAACTCGGCTGGGAGCTTTATGTGCCGGTCGAATTCGCGGCCGGCGTGTACGAGACGCTGCATGAAGCGGGCAAAGCATTCGGCCTCGTCAACGCGGGCTATTACGCAATCGATTCGTTGCGGATCGAGAAAGGTTATCGCGCGTGGGGCCGCGAACTCACGCCGGACACGAATCCGTTCGAAGCCGGTTTGTCGTTTGCGTGCAAGCTCGACAAGGACATTGCATTCCGCGGACGCAACGCGTTGCTCAAGTTACGCGATGAACCGTTGCGCCGCCGGATGGTGGTGCTGACCGCCGATGGCGCAGCCGGGCGCATGCTATGGGGCGGCGAAGCGATTCTGCGCGACGGCAAACCGGTCGGCTTCGTCAGTTCGGCGGCGTTCGGGCACACGGTCGGCTGTCCGGTCGCGATGGGCTACGTGAACAACCCGGAAGGCGTCGCGGACCTCGACTATCTTCGCAGCGGCCGCTATGAAATCGATGTGGCCGGCGAGTTGCTGCCGGCCACCGTACACCTGAAGGCGCCTTACGATCCGCGCTCGGAGCGTGTGAAAAGCTGA
- a CDS encoding response regulator transcription factor gives MRIAVLDDDSAQADLVCQTLSAAGHICHPYGAGRELVRQLRRQTYDLLVLDWNVPDMSGEEVLRWVRETVSDRLPVLFITSRGRETDITSILNTGADDYLVKPVSGPVLLARVGSLLRRAYFLKPPASKEVFGEFEFDLGAKQVQVEGALIALTQKEFELALLLFQHLSRPLSRAHILDVIWKQATDIPSRTMDTHVSMLRSKLGLRPERGYRLAPIYGYGYRLERIESGSPQIVANDRPEAGDA, from the coding sequence ATGAGAATAGCTGTCCTGGATGACGATTCGGCTCAGGCCGATCTTGTTTGCCAAACGCTGTCGGCGGCGGGTCACATCTGTCACCCGTACGGCGCGGGGCGCGAACTGGTGCGGCAATTGCGGCGCCAGACTTACGATCTGCTGGTGCTCGACTGGAACGTCCCCGACATGTCGGGCGAAGAAGTGCTGCGCTGGGTGCGCGAAACCGTGTCTGACCGTTTGCCGGTGCTGTTCATCACGAGCCGTGGCCGCGAAACCGATATCACGTCGATCCTGAACACCGGCGCAGACGACTACCTCGTCAAGCCGGTGTCGGGTCCGGTGCTGCTGGCGCGGGTCGGTTCGTTGCTGCGCCGCGCGTACTTTCTCAAACCGCCGGCGTCGAAAGAGGTGTTCGGCGAATTCGAATTCGACCTGGGCGCCAAGCAGGTGCAGGTGGAAGGCGCGTTGATCGCGCTGACGCAGAAGGAGTTCGAACTCGCGCTGCTGCTGTTCCAGCATCTGAGCCGGCCGCTGTCGCGCGCGCATATTCTCGACGTGATCTGGAAGCAGGCAACCGATATTCCGTCGCGCACCATGGACACCCATGTGTCGATGCTGCGCAGCAAGCTTGGGCTGCGTCCGGAGCGCGGCTACCGGCTTGCGCCGATCTATGGTTATGGCTACCGGCTGGAGCGGATCGAATCCGGCTCACCGCAGATCGTGGCAAATGATCGCCCGGAAGCGGGGGACGCGTGA
- a CDS encoding DeoR/GlpR family DNA-binding transcription regulator, producing the protein MLSNQRQAEILRLVREQGTCTITDLASRFDVSDETIRRNLKPLIADGLLIKVHGGIMLPERLDEPPFQRRMVASLDGKRAIGARIAELVRDGESLILEGGSTCVHIAQALAARSRLTVVTNSTEVARLLGSRNGNRVFIAGGELRPDDCAAFGDSVLAFVRQFHVRYAIVSVTAVDLQGRFMDALPADAAFALAAFAQAEQRVVAADRAKFGHSALVHAFGPDSVDLLVTDEAPSAALSRVFAEAGVEVLTGASAGSNTPANPPQQPNLSNA; encoded by the coding sequence ATGCTCTCCAACCAACGCCAGGCCGAAATCCTGCGACTCGTCCGCGAGCAGGGCACCTGCACGATCACCGATCTCGCTAGCCGGTTCGACGTGTCCGACGAAACCATCCGCCGCAATCTCAAGCCGTTGATCGCCGATGGCCTGCTGATCAAGGTCCACGGCGGCATCATGCTGCCCGAGCGGCTCGACGAGCCGCCGTTCCAGCGCCGGATGGTGGCGAGCCTCGACGGCAAACGGGCGATCGGCGCGCGCATCGCCGAACTCGTGCGGGACGGCGAGTCGCTGATCCTCGAAGGCGGCTCGACCTGCGTGCATATCGCGCAGGCGCTGGCCGCGCGTTCGCGGCTCACGGTGGTCACCAATTCGACCGAAGTCGCGCGGCTGCTCGGCTCGCGCAACGGCAATCGCGTGTTCATCGCGGGTGGCGAATTGCGGCCGGACGATTGCGCCGCGTTCGGCGACAGCGTGCTGGCCTTTGTGCGCCAGTTCCACGTGCGCTACGCGATCGTCTCGGTGACGGCGGTCGATCTGCAAGGCCGTTTCATGGATGCGCTCCCCGCCGACGCCGCCTTCGCGCTGGCCGCGTTCGCGCAGGCCGAGCAGCGCGTGGTCGCCGCCGATCGCGCGAAATTCGGCCACAGCGCGCTGGTCCACGCGTTCGGCCCGGACTCCGTAGATCTGCTGGTTACCGACGAGGCTCCCTCGGCGGCACTGTCCCGGGTTTTCGCCGAAGCCGGTGTGGAGGTGCTGACCGGCGCGTCCGCGGGCTCGAATACGCCTGCGAATCCGCCCCAACAGCCAAATTTGTCCAACGCGTAA